The genomic segment CAAAAGCTCTGGGTTCTAAATGTGCAGCCTATAAACAACATTTAATTCCAGGATAATTTGAATTCAAGAAGGTTCCACAAGCAATTTTTATGTTTCAATGTTTTACTGTCATTGATGTCCCCCATACATTCTCCATACCGTAATAATTATGATTTATAATGTATACATTCATCAAGGACTCTAAAGTCTAACTCACATGACTACTACTGCTTGCTAGACACCCCTATTATTTACAGGCAAAAGTGTTGGGTTACAACACAGTGCACTTTGCTGTGTGTTGGTTAACATCACATGTCGAACTCATTCCACATAGGggcgagtgtctgcgggtttcactcctcccttgtacttgattgattaattaaggtcactgattagtaagaTACTCCCCTCAACTAGTTgcctaggtcttaattgaaagggaaAAAAACTACAACCCACAGCCACTAggtcctccatggaatgagtttgacactccTGGTATACATGCATGGTTGGGAGAAAACATGGTGGCTTCGTAGAAATGCTCTATGTGGATTAGGAGAGGCAAGGACTAACTGAGTTTGAGATCGTAAATTATGTTTAAATATTGACTACATTATATTGCATAGTCGGTGAGTGTTTCAAGAGCTAAGCCAAGAGTGGAATGCctggcaaaagtattcatcccccttggcgtttttcctattttgttgcattacaacctataatataaatgtatttgtatttgtatttcatgtaatggacatacacaaaatagtccaaatttggtgaagtgaaatgaaaaaaatgacttgttaaaaaatatatagatttaataaaaaaatggaaaagtggtgcgtgcatatgtattcacccccttgctatgaagcacctaaataagatctggtgcaaccaattaccttcagaagtcacataattagttaaataaagtccacatgtgtgcaatctactgtaagtgtcacatgatctcagtatatatacacctgttctgaaagaccccagagtatgcaacaccactaagcaaggggcaccaccaagcaagtggcaccatgaagaccaaggagccctccaaacaggtcagggacaaagttgtggagaagtacagatcagggttggattaAAAATGTttaacatcccacagagcaccattaaatccattattaaaaaatggaaagaatatggcaccacaacaaaccggccaagagagggccgcccaccaaaactcacggaccaggcaagaagggcattaatcagagagacaacaaaaagaccaaagataaccctgaaggagctgcaaagcaccacagcggagattggagtatctgtccataggatcactttaagccgtacactccacagagctgggctttatgatagagtggccagaaaaaaagcatttgcttgaagaaaaaaataagcaaacacgtttagtgttcgccaaaaggcatgaggtttctgcaaaaggtggctctacaaagtattgactttggggggtgaatagttatgcatgctcaagttctgttttttgtcttgtttcttgtttgtttcacaataaaaactattttgcatcttcaaagtggtaggcatgttgtgtaaatcaaatgatttaaaccccccccaaaaaaatctattttaattcctggttgtaaggcaacaaaataggtaaAATGCCAAGGAGGATGAATAATTTCGCTAGCCACTGTAtgtccctcaaactcaactctggaccttgaagcctATTCCACTTCATTGTTCCTGTCACGATCGCTGTCAtcgtggaaatgaccggaccaaggtgcagcatggtgagcttacatttctttttttttttataaatgtcaccaacaaaacaaagaacaaggaAAAGACTGTGAAGCTTACTTAGGCTATAATGctcctaacaaagacaactacccacaaatacaaaaggaaaaaaggctgcctaagtatgattcccaatcagagacaacgatagacagctgtccctgattgagaaccatacccggccaaaacatagaaacaaagaacatagagtttcccagccgagtcacaccctgaccaagcAAACATAAAGAATAAAAAGATCTCTACGGTCAGAGCGTGAcagttcccctctaatcagggactgatttagacctgggacacaagGTGGGTGCAATATCAGGTAGAACTAAAAACAAGCAGGCTCCAGATctcatagggtaagagttgaatacccctgctctaTGTCATCCTATCTGCTGTGAAACCCAGTTTCCAATTAGACATAATTCCCTAATCATTAATATAAAATTGTATTACCTTAACTCGTTTAATTAGGACTTTCATATTAACTTGTTAAATTGAAGCGTGAGAAAGTACGCCTACGCTCCTTAGGAGATGTTAAACCTGTTGATAAGTGTGGTCCTATTCTGGATCCTCTCTGGagtcactggacactttaatttAACATCTCTACTATGTCTATGGGGCTTAGAGTGCAATCACAGATCACTGTAACAGCTCTTTGAAATGTATGTCCACTGTACAACACTCCAACCAACAAGCCCTTGTACTTTGTTCTCACCTCACATACACCCAGTATGCAACCCAGTTGTTGTGCACTCCCTACCGCATACAAACATTCATTTACTTACAGTACACGCACCCAtgcaggcagaacacacacacgcggaagtgcacgcacgtgcacacacacctcATATCTATTCTCTCCAGTGCTGCTGTGTGTTGTAcagtcctcctccccctcccctagtCACAGCTCACTGTCAACAGCCCAGGATTAGGAGCGTTTGACTGGTCTGTTGCTAGGCAACTGAAGCCATGGCAACCAATTCATTATGAAGACAGAGATGGGACAGGGTAAATGCATCAGGGAATATGGGCTGGTGGGTCTAACATCCCTGTGTAGCATGCCCTACCAGTGATTCAGCACTACACTACATGTGATGGAATAAGAGAGAGTCGAgatctaattcctaattctacggTTACAGTACTCATGATTCTGCCCATTCATGTCCTCTTTGCAGTCATTCAGCCTTGTATTACATGTTAGCATATCATAGTCAAAGGTCATCATGTGTTCCCCAGCCTCCTGTATTCAAACTCTTCCTTGAAATTACCTCTGGACCTGTCCTGTCCTTTCGCTGCAGATCAAAtctacaggcagacacacaccctACCCACTCTCTCttatcttctctccccttctcacctCTCCCCTAGATCAAGCACTAGGCAAGCACTGTAAGTCATTACAGCTCACAGAAACCAGTATTCCAAAGCTGAACAATTAGCTATGCTATTGTTACATCAATTTGTTCATCATTTGTTCTTGTCTGTCAATGGCTGAGAAACATCACATGAGCTATCTAATCCAATCAGGTGCCTTGgcaaaaaaagaataataataaatTGGACATTCAACATCAGCCGATTGCGCAAAGGATGTTGGCAGTTTAAGGTAACCATTGCAACTGGGTCCATTTTGTTAAAGGGCATGGCTGAATGATGACTGTGGTTAGTGAGTTGAGTAGGTTATACTATAGAGCCATACCCACTCCATTACTCATGTAATTGTAGATCCAGCACTTTTTCTCTGTGGAGAAACCTCAGCTCTCAGTCACTCTTCTAGAGATAATGCCAGGGGTTCCTTCTTGTCTCACAGTGACTCAAAGAAAGATTTCtgcactgatacacacacacacacaaaaaaagaaataCCTCAAAATATATTCCTGTTTAAGACCGAGTCATTTTGTCCTTcgtgagaggggggagagagagattgctaTTTGAGAATGAGCGGTGTCAACTCCCTCAGAGGAGGTATGGGGGATCTCAGGCAGGTAGCCACTGAGAATCTGGGCCAGCCCTAATGCTGTCTCCCTGCTTGCCTCCCTGCCAATCCCTGCCTCTTCAGACGCATTCTAATCTGGCTCCAAAGGTTTATGAGACACATTGGGACATAATGTTACCCGGGGATTCTGTGTCCATTGTGTGTGAGGATTTGAAGTTACAGTTTCAAGATACAATACATTACCagaagtatgtggatacctgctcgtcgaacatctcattcaaaaatcatggccattaatatggagttggtcccccctttgctgctataacaacctccactcttctgggaaagctttccactagatgttggaacattgctgaggggacttgcttccaatcaCCCACAAAAGTATTAGTGAgatggacactgatgttgggagattaggcctggctcacagtcagcgttccaattcatcccaaaggtgtttgatggggttgaggtcagagctctgtgcaggccattcaagttcttccacaccaatctcgacaaactatttctgtatggacctcactttgtgcatgggggcattgtcatgctgaaccagaaaagggccttccccaaactgttgccacaaagatggaagcacagaattgtctacaaTAATAGCCataattcctcctccaccaaactttacagttggcactatggatTCGGGCAGgttagcattctcctggcatccgccaaacccagattagtccgtgggactgccagatggtgaagcgtgatttatcactccaaagaacgcgtttccactgctccagagtccaatggccgcaagctttacacccctccagccaacgcttggcattgcacatggtgatcttaggcttgtgtgtggctgtcagccatggaaacccatttcattaagcgcccaacgaacagttattgtaatgctgacgttgcttccgatggcagtttggaacttggtagtgagtgttgcaaccgaggacagacgatttttacgctctATGTGCTTCAGCATTCGactgtcccattctgtgagcttgtgtggcctaccacaaagtagcatcctatgatggtgccatgttgaaagtcactgagctcttcagtaaggccattctactgccaatgtttgtctatggagccgaaatagccaaattcactcatttgaaggggtgttcacctacttttggccatgtagtataTCAACAGAAAAACATGCGTCAGAGTCAGACACCACTACTGCTGGAGCTGTTTTCGTCATTTCAAACATCGTACATCATATGACGTGCTTGAAGGCTTGAAATACACCAGAACTTGGTTTGTACTCAAACAAAATGTTTCTCTGAACACAACACGTCATATGACGTTGATTGGAATAACTAACCACTGTGCAGGCCTATCAACATTCCATAGTATCTAATTAACAATTAAAATAGTATTAATGTTATTCATGCTCATCTCTCAAACCTTGAAAACACATTGGGTTGAAAAAGCCTGTGGCAATAAAGGGGAAAGCTGTGTAAACTGTTCCAACAGACACTTTACTGATAAGGTCCCAAATCAGCTGTGGCTGCCAACCACACCCAGAGTTCATAAATAATGTCCACTGGCTGAGTTCTcaaagacaggggaggagagcagTCGGGGCTCTGAATTCTTAACAATCCCTTTTTTCCTTCTCCATTCCTgacttcctctccttctttctcttcatTTCCCCCCCGTTTCATCCAGGAAGTCAATTGTTCCTGCACCTGCGACATCCCACTGCTGAACAGTGCCCTCGAAAGCTGCTAATTCTCACAGGTACACCCTCACACCTTACACTGTGAACTCAATTAACACCTAACTGCATTTTCCTCTGAAGAATGTATTTATAACTCGCTAAAACTAATTGATTTCATGTACTAACTCAGCCAGGACCTAGTACATCTTGTCTTATTTATGTTACACGTGAATTATCAGGCCACAGTTGCCACAGGAAGGTAGAGTATAGCTAAAGGTTACAAACAAGAACACAATGCACGTTGTCATATGTTACAGCAGCAACTTTCCCTCCCTTTTCTCTAACAGCTAAGATCCAAACCTCTCTGTAACTAGCACGTTTTCCGGGAAATATATTGTGGATAAGGAGAATCTAGACCATGACAGAAGCATTCTATATTGTTTTATGAGAAGTAGCATTCAGGGGAATGCAGAAGGTTGTATAGAAGTAGTAATGAAGCAGCAGAAATAGCATGAGACTCATGTGCTGTTCCATGTCTTATCTGCTCTCAATGCTTCTCGCAACAGTTAGCTCTCTAGCTATGAATAAAGTCTTCCCTTTTCATGCTTTCAATGGGTAAAGATATCATATCTACACAGAATGTCAGATACATGTTCCTCTTTGAATCGTTAGATAGGGGTTGTTACTTGATCCTTTACCTCCAACATTCTGAGGACACATGCTTAGAGGTCAACTTGGGCCTCTGCCATTTTGAATGATATtatcatgtacagtatattaaattCTGCAAAAATAAGTAGTGTGGTAAGAACTGACCTTAAATGTAATCCACCCTGAGAAGTGTGAAGAGGAGAACACCACAGTGTCATAGATAACAGCACACCCCAAGGGTGTGATGACAGAGTGTGGACAGGAACTGACTGGTTGTGTAATGGCTAATGTTGCGTGTGTTGCCCATGGCTTCCCTTACCGTCTGGTTGTCTTCATAGAGCTTGAGGTCATAGCCGCTTAGCTCCACACAGAAAATGATGGCGGTCACACCCTCGAAGCAGTGGAtccacttcttcctctctgagcGCTGCCCCCCCACGTCTACCATCTTGAAGGTGAGCTCCTTGAAGGTGAACTTGTTCTCCACGATGCCCGTGGTCATGTCGCGGGAGCGCAGGATGTCCTCCACAGTGGGGATGAACTCGTTGGAGGAGATGCGGTCCAGGTCGTTCAGATAGTAGGCAGTGTTATCCTCCAGGTGGTACTCGTTGGAGCGGCAGAAGCACTCCTGCACCCCTGAGTCATCCCACAGGCGCTTCATTACCCCATGCAGCTCCGCTGTGATCTCCCCTTTGCTCTCGGCCGGCCCGGTCAGGGCGAAGAGCTGCACGGCGTCGTAGGCGCGGTCAGGGTTGTGGAAGTCGATCTTGAGCGTGGCGAGGGCGCGGATGATGCGTGTGAGCGAGTCAATAGCGTTGTAGAGGATGAGGGGCTTGTACTCCTTGCAGGCGTCCAGATTGAAGCCTCCACTGTGGATGATCTTCATCTGCTTGACGATGGTGCTCTTGCCAGAGTTGCTGGTGCCCAGCAGAAGGAGCTTGATCTCGCGCCGCTGCCGCTGGCTCTCTGAGCGCAGGTGGCGGTCGATCCGCCGGGAGCGCCGCGCCGCCTCCTTCTCCTCCGAACTCTGCCGGCAACCCATGGTCGTCTGCCACGCGGTGAACACTGAGGAAAACGTGGTGATTGCAGAAGAGAACGTGACGGGTGGCAAAAATGGCGTGTATGGGATCAAACCGAAATAATCCAAAATATCAAAAAGAGCAGAGATGAGAGACTAGGCAAAAGAAAAAAGGAATGTATGTCAGAGCAGGGATTGGATTATGTTTGAATCCTTAATGCTGCAGGGGCttgatgggaagagagagagacactttccTTCAAACCTGCCACTcagagcacacagagagaaatGAGAACCACAGAGCAGGAATGACTCGAGTATTTTATTATCCTCGTGGTCTAGGGTATGTCCGTTGGTCTTCTGTGGGTTTATCCCAGGCTTTGCGACTAGCGTTGCCGTAGAGCTCTACCAGGACATGTTGGGAGGCCCACACAGagcctggagctggggctggactACCTGATGCCACGGGGGCTGGGGGTCATATCAGGGGTTACCCCCCTTAGGAAGCTTGCGGagcaggaaggggga from the Oncorhynchus tshawytscha isolate Ot180627B linkage group LG33, Otsh_v2.0, whole genome shotgun sequence genome contains:
- the LOC112231074 gene encoding guanine nucleotide-binding protein G(z) subunit alpha, which produces MGCRQSSEEKEAARRSRRIDRHLRSESQRQRREIKLLLLGTSNSGKSTIVKQMKIIHSGGFNLDACKEYKPLILYNAIDSLTRIIRALATLKIDFHNPDRAYDAVQLFALTGPAESKGEITAELHGVMKRLWDDSGVQECFCRSNEYHLEDNTAYYLNDLDRISSNEFIPTVEDILRSRDMTTGIVENKFTFKELTFKMVDVGGQRSERKKWIHCFEGVTAIIFCVELSGYDLKLYEDNQTSRMAESLRLFDSICNNNWFTNTSLILFLNKKDLLAEKIKRIPLTVCFADYRGQNTYEEAAVYVQRQFEDLNRNKETKEIYSHFTCATDTSNIQFVFDAVTDVIIQNNLKYIGLC